A window of Clostridium novyi genomic DNA:
TAGGTATATAATTTTGAGAGGAATGTTTTTATGAGTAAAATATTAGTATTGGCAGAAAAGCCTTCAGTGGGAAGGGATATAGCTAGAGTTTTAAATTGTAGAAAAGGTGGAAATGGGTATTTAGAAGGGGAGAAGTATATAGTAACTTGGGCATTAGGACATTTAGTTACTTTAGCTGATCCAGAAGTATATGATAATAAGTATAAAACTTGGGATATTGAAGATTTGCCTATGATTCCAAAGCATTTAAAACTTGTTGTTATAAAGAAAAGTGGAAAACAATTTAATGTTGTTAAATCACAAATGAATAGAGATGATGTAAATGGAATTGTAATTGCAACAGATGCAGGACGTGAAGGTGAATTAGTTGCAAGATGGATAATTGATAAAGCACATATAAAAAAGCCCATTAAGCGTCTATGGATATCTTCAGTTACAGATAAAGCAATTAAAGATGGATTTAAAAATTTAAAGGATGGAAGAGAATATAATAATTTATATAAGTCAGCTATTGCCCGTGCTGAAGCAGACTGGTTAGTAGGAATCAATGCTACTCGTGCGTTAACTTGTAAGTATAATGCACAATTATCTTGTGGTAGAGTACAAACACCAACTATAGCTATGATTGCTGAGAGAGAAGAGGAAATTAAAAATTTTAAACCTAAAACTTATTATGGAATTGAGGCTAAAGCAGATAAATTAAAGTTAGTATGGCAAGATGGTAAAAGTAAAGATATAAAAGCTTTCAATAAAGATAAATGTGAAAATATTTTTATAAAAATAAAAAATAAAGATGCTGAGGTTATAGAAGTTAATAAAGTAAAAAAGAAAAAATTATCACCTCAATTATATGATTTAACAGAGCTTCAAAGGGATGCTAATAAAATATTTAATTTTTCTGCAAAGGAAACATTATCTATAATGCAAAGACTTTATGAAAATCATAAGGTACTTACATATCCAAGAACTGATTCAAGATACATAACTGTAGATGTAGTTGAGACACTTAAGGATAGACTTAAGGCATGTGGAGTAGGGGAATACTCAAAATTCACAAATAGACTCTTAAGGGCTAATATAAAGGGAAATAAGGGGTTTGTAGATAATAGTAAAGTATCTGATCACCATGCTATTATACCAACAGAGCAAAAGTTTGTGTTATCATCACTAAGTGATAGTGAAAGAAAAATATATGATTTAGTAGTTAAAAGATTTTTAGCTGTGTTATATCCACCATTTGAATATGAACAAACCACAATAAAAGCTAAAATAGGAGAAGAATACTTTATAGCTAAAGGAAAAATTGTTTTATCTCAGGGATGGAAAGAAGTTTATTCCAATGTATTTGAAGAAGATGATTTAGAAGGGGAATTAAAGGAACAAATTCTTCCTAGCATAAATAAGGGAGATACTTTAAAGATAAATTCTATATCTAAAACTAAAGGAGAAACAAAGCCACCTAAACCTTTTAA
This region includes:
- a CDS encoding DNA topoisomerase III → MSKILVLAEKPSVGRDIARVLNCRKGGNGYLEGEKYIVTWALGHLVTLADPEVYDNKYKTWDIEDLPMIPKHLKLVVIKKSGKQFNVVKSQMNRDDVNGIVIATDAGREGELVARWIIDKAHIKKPIKRLWISSVTDKAIKDGFKNLKDGREYNNLYKSAIARAEADWLVGINATRALTCKYNAQLSCGRVQTPTIAMIAEREEEIKNFKPKTYYGIEAKADKLKLVWQDGKSKDIKAFNKDKCENIFIKIKNKDAEVIEVNKVKKKKLSPQLYDLTELQRDANKIFNFSAKETLSIMQRLYENHKVLTYPRTDSRYITVDVVETLKDRLKACGVGEYSKFTNRLLRANIKGNKGFVDNSKVSDHHAIIPTEQKFVLSSLSDSERKIYDLVVKRFLAVLYPPFEYEQTTIKAKIGEEYFIAKGKIVLSQGWKEVYSNVFEEDDLEGELKEQILPSINKGDTLKINSISKTKGETKPPKPFNEGTLLSAMENPVKYMREESKELKKTIGETGGIGTVATRADIIEKLFNTFLIEKRGKDIFITSKGKQLLELVPEELKSPALTAEWEQKLIAISKGKLNKDKFLNEIKDYSKDTVDEIKNSKEKFKHDNITRIKCPECGKYMLEVNGKKGKMLVCQDRDCGYRKGISRISNARCPECHKKLELRGEGEGQIFVCKCGYREKLSSFKERKKKDNNKLSKKEVNKYLKQQQKQQNEEPFNNAFAEAFAKLGLK